From the Astatotilapia calliptera chromosome 6, fAstCal1.2, whole genome shotgun sequence genome, one window contains:
- the LOC113024509 gene encoding uncharacterized protein LOC113024509: MFWTVDRLTEWGISLQCYYTIDAGVQCTTVLNPTLYQPPESVSISFVNHTEMMFENQQYTLQCSVQNVAPVQSLTMTFYRGNTALGHLQSDSEHKKPVNKTFTLNITPRREDDGAQYWCEAKLELGPAGPQRPPVVTSEKLNATVYFTTTTRKPEPTTIKSTRSTTRATTPQTTKSTTTTTKSTTSSATTTTATKTAVIAQAITTPQSSSNRILTHSFMCLTLLLSALI; the protein is encoded by the exons ATGTTCTGGACAGTTGACAGACTGACTGAATGGGGCATATCTCTACAGTGCTATTATACAATTGATGCTGGTGTTCAGTGTACTACCGTTCTGAATCCAACTCTTTATC AGCCTCCAGAAAGTGTCTCCATCAGCTTTGTAAACCACACTGAGATGATGTTTGAGAATCAGCAGTACACCCTGCAGTGTAGCGTACAGAACGTAGCTCCTGTTCAAAGCCTCACTATGACCTTctacagaggaaacacagcacTGGGTCACCTACAGTCCGACAGTGAACATAAGAAACCAGTGAATAAGACCTTCACTCTGAACATCACTCCCAGAAGAGAAGATGATGGAGCCCAGTACTGGTGTGAAGCCAAGCTGGAGCTGGGACCAGCTGGACCACAGCGCCCTCCAGTGGTGACatcagaaaaactcaatgcTACAGTCT ATTTTACTACCACAACCAGAAAGCCAGAACCTACAACCATTAAATCAACAAGGTCAACCACAAGAGCCACAACACCCCAAACTACAAAGtccacaactacaaccaccaaatCAACTACAAGCTcagccacaacaacaacagcgaCCAAGACAGCAGTAATTGCACAAGCAATCACTACACCACAGAGCAGCTCCAACAGAATATTAACTCACAGCTTCATGTGTTTAACGCTTCTGCTCTCTGCTCTCATCTGA
- the gtf3c1 gene encoding general transcription factor 3C polypeptide 1 produces MDLLSIVVDEVALEGLDGITIPTLWIRLEDRQPGFPLKLDDCTKELIWKSLVINSDLLFYELPEERDDVVLTDRFKDIDAETGIEVTDSFTDTPKDIYPIDVVENKDGIQGSCAFFKTRKDVTKQVRSKSPLTPLVSLSEALERYGRKLVVVASQCLRYRALIGSESDPDVKLGSDSYCVLERVGRARWQGELQRDLHGGSFKVDARKFHYFRKSLVRYQLVTMQSYVRRMKTGQQQHSILLLLKRFHVNRRTKYDILMEVTSNFLQQCPNQFSTVIMLREQLVNVDDRTYLRLFKYMRASKLIEFCRFPLEELDPSAGPRTNKNGSKVTVRCVRLLKPYIKKGVAEEDDDDDEDEDDDGGAGRGGLLTEGRIMEKDLLTQAYHIILSSGTKGIPQRDIAFRLNVSKLEARMLWRRLEKDGLIKGFMEDEGRQRTTKFISHKCVGSSNQLQLFAKEQERQMLLFSSAPQTSSAEPTSPKTPSSSKAPVKGSSRTPEAKKNKKEVKGRSKEAEEGGQTSEDGKGNSREEGLDGNESKVRENSGARRKTTGEKGSMTAEHTQPDVPVMQSAPAECETSVCSKAATHGTPDSVSGAVTAPVEEKEETSSTDASSLHQSETPNAADNAAPITVVVKSIPSPKKASVTRERSHETYRLLRRKNLIVEAVCNLRIIEGLFQLQKMINDDEKQDGVSSKCCKKTIVRLVHCLAREGLLKIYTTTVVQDGMTRKVEMIVHPSIQPNNDRVKQVIEQVRFRISSSSAVLRHAEDRAREQEKEADKKKAIIDDDPDFKPTRVPGLSKTYGFQPKMHRLRMMHTFLWYLIYGHPLRHNCSSSDSTSQSSSGADGSDPAAKPADSKAQQDLKEAESSTPADRPTPLSDSVGTGCDGRKSADSSLSNMEVASGDEGEEQKDSYSQSDMKVYLDEDSWKRFIPPVRVHEEYSSGWAMVGDLLLCLPLSVFVQIIQVTYKVEGLEEYLNDPVKQHHLVRALPARMRRRLLYKRKYIFVFHENLLKLVYMGLLQFGPIEKFMEKDQVFVYLKRNATIVDTTNTEPHYWLVTECLEKPFERRPYVFNTADDLEKYWFDLMCVCLNTPLGVVRCKRNTTDEETTPSFVQERHVFAGMAYLLKGSTEVCDDGLIPGDGKGAGGLDSEFFGHLKRNWFWTNQLLSVNMRQSGLEAQDNKTRLKSLLSKDALRFALKAGGTATPRYVTSKRPARAEKVQVGIEPASRNQRVVGGKGQKRKRTKKDVVKVPRKKKKEPKKRTPAHDETDHQALKRMTRQRVNWTVQEDSLVMLCCVAADLLNSKLKRQFVPHCVVRDLLHAEFEISSDKTSVAVGRRSRYILKNPQTLLNYRICLAEVYQDKSLMSLLEKEKPADPEKPEDCAKVFSEYIRLLRQKFSTIVNAHDLIIPDTKQQLFSRFKVSAIDSGKKLPYKDTLNSTDDIHSVVLHNLIQSTLAMTNNQMKTSRSFQIFHLYSQYDQELLCKVFIQCRTRGLVNRRRISQQFGPKKNRALPILPMSYQLSQSYFRCFSWRFPHSLCTDSFRFLRSLIDNGTHDDRPIITLYNETEYRSQNGEEVLETKTGSKSKEHGGKEADRPASEPERAKDVTTKEGDDNQGEIKGDESIKDADTNNEKTDVSSKPDEQKKPDDSSTSGSGEEAPGVSATSNTVPPASDEPPDVSDMLKFSLQSPGGACLVSLSLMSLGLLNVYASIPKQMVVVDSNLVDKDVVKSMAELVEEEEEDDDDGDDYDGKKRQQVKAQKASHTKYLMMRGYCTPGIVKVRNLNTNDSIVMESCIMRLQLRNTPAHSLFSEENFAPLDLTKCGPSLLPSNLTSFVRSASFSPPSVEECYRRFVNQKGYTPRDIEACTQIMRSLDEAGERGWDAYDFLEAHANLLERQSGRSRKLQQYMEELEEEGQVVKVGSLSVRWVLMKLAGPWLLTVSSKHWSQSSTASHPFLEKKQTIPFIRKRCSREFQVEKEEPPAKRLAVDREDVADKEDVDGVPSNQETNEEKQLEQLERPMERADESRGDQLLLLEEEGGKQIQEEEKQAAERKKTTDAERRQDNRKEQRLRRGRKEDENNDEACSSSTGPDTDAETSFISRPWRLVDGKVNRQVCKGMLEAVLYHIMSQPGLTHQALVEHYKDLLQPVAVQDLVQALIELGCVTKKTLAKSPKPSLFTRPAQQRKSEREPDIVMYEPTISCCLRLCRVLPNERTWNCCIP; encoded by the exons ATGGATCTGCTGAGTATAGTTGTGGATGAAGTGGCTCTGGAAGGGCTGGACGGGATAACCATTCCGACTTTGTGGATACGACTGGAAGACAGGCAGCCCGGGTTTCCCCTCAAGCTCGACGACTGCACCAAGGAGCTCATCTGGAAGTCACTGGTCATCAACAGCGACCTGTTGTTTTACGAGCTCCCGGAGGAGAGAGACGATGTCGTGCTGACCGACAG GTTTAAGGACATTGATGCAGAGACAGGCATCGAAGTGACTGACAGCTTTACGGACACTCCCAAAGACATCTACCCCATCGACGTTGTCGAAAACAAGGATGGGATTCAGGGCTCGTGTGCCTTCTTCAAAACAAGGAAAGACGTCACAAAGCAAGTCCGCTCCAAGTCCCCGCTGACCCCATTGGTCAGCTTGAGCGAGGCTTTGGAAAG ATACGGGAGAAAGCTGGTTGTCGTGGCATCACAGTGTCTGCGATATCGTGCCCTGATTGGCAGCGAGAGCGATCCTGATGTAAAACTCGGCAGCGACTCTTACTGCGTGCTGGAGAGAGTGGGCCGAGCACGATGGCAAGGGGAGCTGCAGAGGGATCTACATGGAGGCTCTTTCAA GGTGGATGCCCGAAAGTTTCACTACTTCAGAAAGTCTCTTGTCCGATACCAGTTGGTCACCATGCAGTCCTACGTCAGGCGAATGAAGAccggacagcagcagcactccATCCTTCTGCTGCTCAAACGCTTCCATGTAAACAG gaGGACCAAGTATGATATACTGATGGAAGTCACGTCCAACTTTCTCCAGCAGTGTCCGAATCAGTTTTCCACAGTCATCATGCTCAGAGAACAGCTTGTT AACGTGGACGACAGGACTTACTTGCGTCTATTCAAGTACATGCGAGCGTCCAAGTTGATCGAGTTTTGCCGATTCCCTTTGGAGGAGTTGGACCCCAGCGCTGGACCCCGCACCAACAAAAATG GCTCCAAAGTGACTGTTCGCTGTGTGAGGCTGTTAAAGCCATACATAAAGAAGGGTGTGGCTGAGGAAGATGACGATGACGATGAAgacgaggatgatgatggtggagcAGGAAGAGGGGGTTTGCTTACAGAGGGCCGGATCATGGAGAAGGACCTGTTAACACAGGCCTATCACATCA TACTATCCTCTGGCACTAAGGGCATCCCCCAGCGTGATATTGCATTCAGACTGAACGTCAGCAAATTGGAAGCTCGCATGCTCTGGCGAAGGCTAGAGAAAGATGGGTTGATCAAG GGATTCATGGAAGATGAGGGTCGGCAGAGGACTACAAAATTCATCAGCCATAA GTGTGTCGGCAGTAGCAATCAACTCCAGCTGTTTGCTAAAGAGCAGGAGCGGCAGATGCTGCTCTTTTCTTCCGCACCTCAAACGTCAAGTGCAGAACCGACCTCCCCTAAAACGCCGTCATCGTCAAAGGCGCCAGTGAAAGGAAGCTCCAGAACTCCTGAAGCcaagaagaataaaaaagaagttAAGGGAAGAAGCAAAGAGGCAGAGGAAGGGGGGCAGACATCTGAAGACGGGAAAGGAAATTCAAGAGAGGAAGGGCTGGATGGAAATGAAAGTAAAGTGAGGGAAAACTCAGGAGCCAGGAGAAAGACAACAGGGGAAAAGGGCAGCATGACAGCAGAGCACACTCAGCCTGACGTTCCTGTCATGCAGAGTGCACCAGCTGAGT GTGAAACTTCAGTGTGCAGCAAAGCTGCGACTCACGGGACACCCGACTCGGTGTCTGGTGCTGTGACAG CTCCGGTtgaggaaaaggaagaaaccagTTCAACTGATGCCAGCTCTTTGCATCAAAGTGAGACACCAAATGCAGCTGATAATGCGGCACCCATCACAGTGGTCGTTAAAAGTATTCCCTCTCCAAAAAAAGCCAGCGTAACTCGGGAGAGGTCTCACGAGACGTACCGCCTGCTAAGGAGGAAGAACTTGATAGTTGAGGCTGTCTGCAACTTAAGAATCATAGAAGGTCTTTTCCA GCTGCAGAAGATGATCAATGATGATGAGAAACAGGACGGTGTCAGTTCAAAGTGCTGCAAGAAGACTATCGTACGTCTCGTCCACTGTCTCGCTAGAGAAGGCTTGCTTAAAATATACACGACCACTGTTGTACAGGATGGGATGACAAGGAAG GTTGAAATGATTGTTCATCCGTCCATTCAGCCCAACAATGACCGAGTCAAACAGGTTATTGAGCAGGTCCGATTCAGAATTTCCAGCTCTTCAGCAGTGTTACG CCATGCTGAAGACAGAGCCAGAGAACAAGAGAAGGaggctgacaaaaagaaagcaattaTCGATGATGACCCGGACTTCAAGCCCACAAGAG ttcCAGGGTTGAGTAAGACTTATGGCTTCCAGCCTAAAATGCATCGTCTACGCATGATGCATACCTTCCTCTGGTACCTGATCTATGGGCATCCGCTCCGACACAACTGTAGCAGCTCTGATTCAACCAGTCAATCATCAAGCGGCGCAGACGGCTCCGATCCTGCTGCCAAACCCGCAGACAGCAAAGCACAACAGGATCTGAAAGAAGCAGAAAGCTCTACACCTGCAGACAGACCAACACCGTTGTCTGACAGTGTTGGCACCGGATGTGACGGCCGGAAAAGTGCAGACTCCAGCTTATCTAACATGGAAGTGGCATCTGGTGATGAAGGAGAGGAGCAAAAAGATAGTTACTCTCAGTCTGACATGAAAG TCTATCTCGATGAAGACTCCTGGAAGAGATTCATCCCTCCTGTCCGTGTTCACGAGGAGTACAGCAGCGGCTGGGCGATGGTGGGCGACCTGCTCCTCTGTTTgcctctttctgtttttgtgcaaaTTATTCAAGTTACTTATAAG GTGGAAGGACTGGAGGAATATCTCAATGATCCTGTAAAGCAACATCATCTGGTGAGAGCGCTGCCTGCACGAATGAGAAGACGGCTGCTTTATAAACG gaagTACATCTTTGTATTTCATGAAAACCTGCTAAAGTTGGTCTACATGGGTCTTCTGCAGTTTGGTCCAATTGAGAAGTTCATGGAGAAAGACCAG GTGTTTGTGTATCTTAAACGTAATGCTACTATTGTTGACACCACCAACACCGAGCCTCACTACTGGCTGGTCACAGAGTGCCTTGAAAAACCGTTTGAAAGGCGCCCTTACGTTTTCAACACTGCTGATGACCTGGAAAAGTACTGGTTTGACCTGATGTGCGTCTGCCTCAACACACCACTGG gGGTAGTTCGTTGTAAGAGGAACACCACTGATGAGGAAACGACTCCTTCTTTTGTGCAAGAACGCCACGTTTTCGCAGGAATGGCGTACCTGCTAAA gggcAGTACTGAAGTGTGTGATGACGGATTGATACCAGGAGACGGTAAAGGAGCAGGAGGACTGGACTCTGAATTTTTTGGTCATCTTAAACGCAACTGGTTTTGGACCAATCAGCTGCTTTCTGTTAACATG aggcAATCTGGTTTAGAGGCACAGGACAACAAAACCAGACTAAAGAGCCTCCTGAGTAAAGATGCTCTCAGATTTGCGCTTAAAGctg GAGGTACAGCGACACCGCGTTATGTCACATCCAAGCGGCCAGCGAGGGCAGAAAAAGTTCAG GTGGGAATAGAACCAGCATCCAGAAACCAGCGGGTGGTTGGAGGAAAGGggcagaagaggaagagaaccAAGAAAGATGTTGTCAAAGTTCCAcgcaagaagaaaaaag AGCCCAAGAAACGCACTCCTGCACACGATGAGACGGACCACCAGGCTTTGAAACGGATGACCAGACAAAGAGTCAACTGGACTGTACAGGAAGACTCACTGGTGATGCTCTGCTGTGTGGCTGCAGACCTGCTCAACAGCAAG TTAAAAAGGCAGTTTGTACCTCACTGTGTGGTGAGAGACCTGCTCCACGCAGAGTTTGAGATATCATCGGATAAAACGTCAGTTGCCGTTGGACGTCGCTCAAGATACATCCTGAAAAATCCTCAGACACTTCTGAACTACAG GATCTGCCTGGCTGAAGTGTACCAGGACAAGTCGCTGATGAGTCTTTTGGAGAAGGAGAAACCTGCTGATCCCGAAAAACCAGAG GATTGTGCCAAAGTGTTCTCAGAGTATATCCGGCTGCTCAGACAGAAGTTCAGCACAATTGTCAATGCTCATGATTTGATCATCCCTGACACCAAACAGCAGCTCTTCTCGAG gtttAAGGTTTCTGCAATAGACAGCGGGAAAAAGCTCCCATACAAAGACACTTTGAACAG CACAGATGACATTCATTCTGTAGTGTTACATAACTTGATCCAGAGCACTCTGGCCATgaccaacaatcaaatgaaaaCCTCCAGATCCTTTCAG ATCTTCCACTTGTACAGTCAGTATGACCAGGAGCTTCTGTGCAAAGTCTTCATACAGTGCAGGACGAGGGGTCTGGTCAACCGCCGGCGTATCAGCCAGCAGTTTGGGCCGAAGAAGAACCGAGCGCTGCCCATCCTGCCCATGTCCTACCAGCTGTCCCAGTCCTACTTCAG GTGTTTTTCATGGCGTTTTCCTCATTCCCTGTGCACCGATTCCTTCCGCTTCTTAAGGAGTCTAATTGACAATGGCACGCATGATGACAGGCCCATCATCACACTCTACAACGAAACTGAGTACAGGTCACAGAATGGAGAGGAAGTGCTGGAGACAAAAACAGGCTCCAAAAGTAAAGAACATGGAGGAAAGGAAGCTGACAGACCAGCGAGTGAGCCGGAAAGGGCAAAAGATGTCACCACAAAGGAAGGAGATGACAACCAAGGTGAAATTAAAGGAGACGAGAGTATAAAGGACGCTGACACGAACAATGAGAAAACTGATGTTTCGAGCAAGCCGGACGAGCAGAAAAAGCCTGACGACAGCTCCACATCTGGATCTGGTGAAGAGGCTCCAGGAGTGTCGGCCACGTCAAACACGGTACCTCCAGCTTCAGACGAGCCTCCAGATGTGTCGGACATGCTCAAGTTCTCTCTCCAGTCCCCGGGTGGAGCCTGCCTAGTCTCGCTCAGCCTGATGTCTCTAGGACTGCTGAATGTGTACGCCTCCATACCTAAACAGATGGTGGTGGTGGACAGCAACCTGGTGGACAAGGATGTAGTGAAGAG tatGGCAGAActagtagaagaagaagaggaggatgacgaTGATGGTGACGATTACGATgggaaaaaaaggcaacaaGTGAAGGCACAAAAAGCTTCGCACACCAAGTACTTAATGATGCGAGGATATTGCACCCCGGGCATCG tAAAAGTGCGCAACCTAAACACCAATGATAGCATTGTGATGGAGTCGTGTATTATGAGGTTGCAGCTGCGCAACACGCCCGCTCACAGCCTGTTCAGTGAAGAGA ACTTTGCACCTCTGGACTTGACAAAATGTGGTCCATCCCTTCTGCCCTCCAACCTCACCTCCTTCGTCCGTTCAGCCTCCTTTTCTCCACCCAGTGTGGAGGAGTGTTACAGGCGCTTTGTAAATCAAAAGGGATACACCCCGCGGGACATTGAAGCGTGCACTCAGATCATGAGGAGCTTAGATGAAGCTGGTGAAAGAGGTTGGGATGCTTATGACTTTCTCGAGGCTCACGCGAACCTGCTGGAGCGGCAGTCTGGACGCAGCAGGAAGCTGCAGCAGTACATGGAG GAGTTGGAAGAAGAAGGCCAGGTGGTAAAAGTTGGGAGTCTCAGTGTCCGCTGGGTGCTCATGAAGCTCGCTGGACCATGGCTTCTTACTGTCAGCTCCAAGCACTGGTCTCAGTCATCCACTGCGTCACACCCGTTTTTGGAGAAGAAGCAAACCATCCCCTTTATACGGAAGCGGTGCAGCCGCGAATTCCAAGTGGAGAAGGAAGAACCACCGGCGAAAAGATTGGCTGTGGATAGAGAGGACGTCGCTGACAAAGAGGATGTGGACGGAGTGCCGAGTAACCAAGAAACAAATGAGGAGAAACAGCTGGAACAACTGGAACGGCCGATGGAGAGGGCAGATGAATCGAGGGGAGACCAGTTGTTGTTattggaggaggagggaggaaagcAGAtacaggaggaggaaaaacaggCTGCAGAAAGGAAGAAGACGACGGACGCAGAGAGAAGACAAGATAACAGGAAAGAGCAGAGGTtgagaagaggaaggaaagaggaTGAGAACAACGATGAGGCGTGCTCTTCCTCCACAGGCCCCGATACTGATGC TGAAACCAGCTTCATCAGCCGGCCCTGGCGCTTGGTTGATGGTAAGGTGAACCGGCAGGTGTGTAAGGGCATGCTGGAAGCTGTTCTCTACCACATCATGTCTCAGCCCGGCCTGACACACCAGGCGCTGGTAGAGCATTACAAAGATTTGCTGCAGCCAGTGGCAGTTCAGGATCTTGTGCAG GCACTTATCGAACTGGGCTGTGTGACGAAGAAAACTCTGGCTAAAAGTCCTAAACCCTCACTGTTCACTCGTCCTGCACAGCAAAGAAAAAGCGAGAGAGAACCAGACATAGTGATGTATGAGCCCACCatcagctgctgcctgcgaCTCTGTCGAGTGTTGCCCAACGAGCGAACCTGGAACTGTTGTATACCCTGA